From Pseudomonas hefeiensis, one genomic window encodes:
- a CDS encoding ABC transporter ATP-binding protein gives MSEVVLSVENLMMQFGGIKALSDVSLQVKRNSIFALIGPNGAGKTTVFNCLTGFYKATGGKIELNVRGERTDVIKLLGEPFRPTDFVSPKTFASRVFYKMFGGTHLVNRAGLARTFQNIRLFKEMSVLENLLVAQHMWVNRSLVAGVLNTKGYRQAESDALDHAFYWLEVVNLVDCANRLAGELSYGQQRRLEIARAMCTRPQIICLDEPAAGLNPQETEALSAMIRLLRDEHDLTVVLIEHDMGMVMSISDHIVVLDHGNVIAEGGPEAIRNDPKVIAAYLGADEEELV, from the coding sequence ATGAGCGAAGTAGTGCTTAGCGTTGAAAATCTGATGATGCAGTTTGGTGGGATCAAGGCCCTCAGCGACGTCAGCCTGCAAGTCAAGCGCAACTCGATCTTCGCCCTGATCGGCCCCAACGGTGCGGGCAAGACCACGGTGTTCAACTGCCTGACCGGTTTCTACAAGGCCACAGGCGGCAAAATCGAGCTCAACGTGCGCGGCGAACGGACCGATGTCATCAAACTGTTGGGCGAACCGTTTCGTCCCACCGACTTCGTGTCCCCCAAAACCTTCGCCAGCCGGGTGTTCTACAAGATGTTCGGCGGCACCCACCTGGTGAACCGCGCAGGTCTGGCGCGGACCTTCCAGAACATTCGCTTGTTCAAGGAAATGTCCGTGCTGGAGAACCTGTTAGTGGCCCAGCACATGTGGGTCAATCGAAGTCTGGTGGCGGGCGTGCTCAACACCAAGGGGTACCGTCAGGCAGAAAGCGATGCCCTGGACCATGCCTTTTACTGGCTGGAAGTGGTGAACCTGGTGGATTGCGCGAACCGGCTGGCGGGTGAGCTTTCCTACGGCCAGCAACGGCGCCTGGAAATTGCCCGTGCCATGTGCACTCGTCCGCAGATCATCTGCCTCGACGAACCGGCCGCCGGCCTCAACCCTCAGGAAACCGAAGCGCTGAGCGCGATGATCCGGCTGCTGCGCGACGAGCACGATCTGACCGTGGTGCTGATCGAACACGACATGGGCATGGTAATGAGCATTTCCGACCACATCGTGGTGCTGGACCACGGCAACGTGATCGCCGAGGGCGGTCCCGAGGCGATTCGCAACGATCCGAAGGTGATCGCGGCCTACCTGGGTGCCGATGAAGAGGAGCTGGTATGA
- a CDS encoding NAD(P)/FAD-dependent oxidoreductase, producing the protein MPLREECLWEKLTPQRPENTALTGEIMVDVCVIGAGFTGLSAAVHLLEQGKRVAVLEAHRAGHGGSGRNVGLVNAGLWIPPDEIEAGFGEAVGSQLNRMLGAAPALVFSLVDKYNIDCQLRREGTLHMAHNARGEADLRSREEQWKRRGAPVELLTGQACAQATGTSKIAAALLDRRAGTLNPMAYTSGLAKAASDLGGQLFDHSPVTRLERQGQRWSVQTAQGSVLAEQVVIASNAYTEGDWTELRRNFFPGYYYQVASAPLTEEAAQRILPGGQGSWDTRQVLSSIRRDKDGRLLLGSLGNGNRKPTWFLKAWADRVQQHYFPYLKPVEWECTWTGCIAFTPDHLMRLFEPAPGLVAVTGYNGRGVTTGTVVGKAFADYLCHGNASALPVPFAAMRPLAGTGLRSCLYEAGFSLYHAGQCLRIVI; encoded by the coding sequence ATGCCGTTACGCGAAGAATGTCTGTGGGAAAAACTCACGCCGCAACGACCTGAAAATACTGCGCTGACTGGCGAAATCATGGTGGATGTCTGCGTAATAGGCGCAGGCTTTACCGGTTTGTCGGCGGCGGTGCATTTGCTGGAGCAAGGCAAGCGCGTCGCGGTGCTGGAGGCTCATCGGGCCGGGCATGGTGGGTCGGGGCGCAATGTCGGTTTGGTCAACGCCGGCTTGTGGATCCCGCCGGACGAGATAGAAGCCGGCTTCGGCGAAGCGGTGGGCAGCCAGCTCAATCGCATGCTGGGAGCGGCACCGGCGCTGGTGTTCAGCCTCGTCGATAAATACAACATTGATTGCCAGCTACGGCGCGAAGGCACGCTGCACATGGCCCACAACGCCAGGGGCGAAGCGGATCTGCGCAGTCGTGAAGAACAATGGAAGCGCCGTGGCGCCCCGGTGGAGTTGCTCACCGGCCAGGCATGTGCCCAGGCCACCGGCACCTCGAAAATCGCTGCGGCGTTGCTCGACCGGCGTGCCGGCACGCTCAATCCGATGGCCTACACCAGTGGGCTGGCCAAGGCTGCCAGCGACCTTGGCGGCCAGTTGTTTGATCATTCCCCCGTGACGCGCCTGGAACGCCAGGGCCAGCGCTGGTCGGTGCAAACTGCCCAGGGTTCGGTACTGGCCGAGCAAGTGGTGATCGCCTCCAATGCCTACACCGAAGGTGACTGGACCGAGCTGCGGCGCAATTTCTTCCCCGGTTATTACTACCAGGTCGCCTCCGCTCCGCTGACCGAGGAGGCGGCGCAGCGCATCCTGCCGGGTGGCCAGGGCTCGTGGGACACTCGCCAGGTATTGAGCAGCATTCGTCGGGACAAGGACGGGCGTCTTTTACTGGGTAGCCTGGGTAATGGCAATCGCAAGCCCACCTGGTTCCTCAAGGCGTGGGCCGACCGTGTGCAACAGCACTATTTCCCTTACCTCAAGCCGGTGGAATGGGAATGCACCTGGACCGGTTGTATCGCCTTCACCCCCGATCATCTGATGCGCCTGTTCGAGCCGGCCCCCGGTCTGGTGGCCGTGACGGGGTACAACGGCCGGGGTGTGACAACCGGCACAGTGGTGGGCAAAGCCTTTGCCGACTATCTGTGCCACGGCAACGCCAGCGCGCTGCCAGTTCCCTTCGCTGCCATGCGTCCACTGGCCGGGACAGGCTTGCGCAGTTGTTTGTATGAAGCCGGTTTTTCGCTGTATCACGCCGGCCAGTGCCTGCGGATTGTCATCTGA
- a CDS encoding branched-chain amino acid ABC transporter substrate-binding protein, translating to MSQTFYKKGFLALAVAAALGVSAFAQADIKIGVAGPMTGANAAFGEQYMKGAQAAADAVNEAGGVNGEKIKLVAGDDACEPKQAVAVANRFVDQDKVLAVVGHFCSSSTIPASEVYGDAGIISITPGSTNPQVTERGLSAMFRMCGRDDQQGIVAGDYIVDVLKGKKVVVLHDKDTYGQGLADATKAQLAKRGVEPVLYEGLTRGEKDFSAVVTKIRAAGADVVYFGGLHPEAGPLVRQLREQGLKDVKFMSDDGIVTDELVTTAGGPQFVDGVYMTFGADPRLLPDSKAVVDAFRAKGTEPEGYTLYAYASIQALAAGFNGAGKNDGEAAAEWLKANPVQTVMGKKEWDSKGDLKVSDYVVYQWDKDGKYHQLEKQK from the coding sequence ATGTCCCAGACGTTTTACAAGAAAGGCTTTCTGGCCCTCGCAGTGGCAGCTGCGCTGGGTGTTTCTGCGTTTGCTCAGGCCGACATCAAGATCGGCGTAGCGGGTCCGATGACCGGTGCCAACGCGGCATTTGGCGAGCAGTACATGAAAGGCGCACAGGCTGCGGCCGATGCAGTCAACGAAGCAGGCGGCGTGAACGGCGAGAAAATCAAGTTGGTGGCCGGCGATGACGCCTGCGAACCGAAGCAGGCTGTGGCCGTGGCCAACCGTTTTGTCGACCAGGACAAGGTTCTCGCCGTGGTCGGTCACTTCTGCTCCTCGTCCACCATCCCGGCGTCCGAGGTCTACGGTGATGCTGGCATCATTTCCATCACCCCGGGTTCCACCAACCCGCAGGTCACCGAGCGCGGCCTGAGCGCGATGTTCCGTATGTGCGGTCGTGACGACCAGCAGGGCATCGTTGCCGGCGACTACATCGTTGATGTGCTCAAGGGCAAGAAAGTCGTCGTCCTGCACGACAAGGACACCTATGGCCAGGGCCTGGCGGATGCTACCAAGGCGCAGTTGGCCAAGCGTGGCGTTGAGCCGGTGCTGTACGAAGGCCTGACCCGTGGCGAGAAAGACTTCAGCGCCGTGGTCACCAAGATCCGTGCGGCCGGTGCCGACGTGGTCTACTTCGGCGGTCTGCACCCGGAAGCCGGCCCTCTGGTCCGCCAGTTGCGTGAGCAAGGCCTCAAGGACGTGAAATTCATGTCCGATGACGGCATCGTCACCGACGAACTGGTCACCACCGCTGGCGGCCCGCAATTCGTCGACGGCGTATACATGACCTTCGGCGCCGACCCGCGCCTGCTGCCAGACAGCAAGGCCGTGGTGGACGCGTTCCGTGCCAAGGGCACCGAGCCTGAAGGCTACACCCTGTACGCTTACGCCTCGATCCAGGCCCTGGCTGCCGGTTTCAACGGTGCCGGGAAAAACGACGGCGAAGCCGCGGCTGAATGGCTCAAGGCCAATCCGGTCCAGACCGTGATGGGCAAGAAGGAGTGGGATTCCAAGGGTGACCTGAAAGTCTCCGACTACGTGGTTTACCAGTGGGACAAAGACGGCAAATACCATCAGCTGGAAAAACAGAAGTGA
- a CDS encoding ABC transporter permease subunit, with protein MDGIFLQQLINGLTLGSVYGLIAIGYTMVYGIIGMINFAHGEVYMISAYLAAISLALLAWFGIESFPLMILGTLVFTVVVTGVYGWVIERVAYKPLRNSTRLAPLISAIGISLILQNYAQISQGARQQGVPTLLEGAMRVDIGSGFVQLTYTKIFILIAAFAGMALLTYIIKYTKLGRMCRATQQDRKMASILGINTDRVISYVFIIGAAMAALAGVLITMNYGTFDFYAGFIIGIKAFTAAVLGGIGSLPGAMLGGIILGISESLFAGLINSDYKDVFSFSLLVLILIFRPQGLLGRPHVAKV; from the coding sequence ATGGATGGTATTTTCCTGCAGCAACTGATCAATGGCCTGACCCTCGGGTCGGTCTATGGTCTGATCGCCATCGGCTACACAATGGTCTACGGCATCATCGGCATGATCAACTTCGCCCACGGCGAGGTTTACATGATCTCTGCGTACCTCGCGGCGATCAGTCTGGCTCTGCTGGCCTGGTTCGGTATCGAATCCTTCCCCCTCATGATTCTCGGCACGCTGGTGTTCACCGTGGTGGTGACCGGCGTCTATGGCTGGGTGATCGAACGCGTCGCCTACAAACCCCTGCGTAACTCCACTCGCCTGGCACCGCTGATCAGTGCCATCGGCATCTCGCTGATCCTGCAGAACTATGCCCAGATCAGTCAGGGCGCTCGCCAACAGGGCGTGCCCACGTTGCTCGAAGGCGCCATGCGCGTGGACATCGGCAGCGGCTTCGTCCAGCTCACCTACACCAAGATATTCATCCTGATCGCCGCATTCGCCGGGATGGCCTTGCTGACCTACATCATCAAGTACACCAAGCTCGGCCGCATGTGCCGCGCCACCCAGCAAGACCGCAAGATGGCCTCCATCCTCGGGATCAACACCGACCGGGTGATTTCCTACGTGTTCATCATCGGTGCGGCCATGGCGGCCCTGGCCGGTGTGCTGATCACCATGAACTACGGCACGTTCGACTTCTATGCCGGCTTCATCATCGGCATCAAGGCGTTCACCGCAGCGGTACTCGGCGGCATCGGTTCCCTGCCTGGGGCGATGTTGGGCGGGATCATTCTCGGTATCTCCGAGTCGCTGTTCGCCGGTCTGATCAACTCGGACTACAAAGACGTGTTCAGTTTCTCGCTGCTGGTGCTGATTCTGATTTTCCGTCCCCAAGGCCTGTTGGGTCGCCCACACGTGGCGAAGGTATAA
- a CDS encoding aldehyde dehydrogenase family protein, translating into MVAALLDRLGVEPALYQSGTQPVHSPIDGSRIGAVNWEGAAEVEQQVSRAEHAFDLWRQVPAPRRGELVRQFGDLLREYKADLGELVSWEAGKITQEGLGEVQEMIDICDFAVGLSRQLYGLTIASERPGHHMRESWHPLGVVGVISAFNFPVAVWAWNTTLALVCGNAVIWKPSEKTPLTALACQALFERVLKNFSDAPPYLSQVIIGGRDAGEALVDDPRVALISATGSTRMGREVAPKVAARFARSILELGGNNAMILAPSADLDMAVRAILFSAVGTAGQRCTTLRRLIAHESVKEEIVTRLKAAYSKVRIGHPLEGNLVGPLIDKQSFQGMQDALEQALSEGGKVFGGKRQLEDQFPNAYYVSPAIVEMPEQSDVVRHETFAPILYVVGYKDFAQALQLNNAVPQGLSSCIFTTDVREAEQFMSAVGSDCGIANVNIGPSGAEIGGAFGGEKETGGGRESGSDAWRGYMRRQTNTVNYSLELPLAQGITFD; encoded by the coding sequence ATGGTTGCTGCATTGCTTGATCGTCTGGGTGTCGAACCGGCCTTGTACCAGAGCGGCACACAACCGGTGCATTCGCCCATTGATGGCAGTCGCATCGGCGCCGTGAACTGGGAAGGCGCTGCAGAGGTCGAGCAGCAGGTCAGCCGCGCCGAGCATGCGTTCGACCTGTGGCGCCAGGTGCCGGCCCCGCGTCGCGGCGAGCTGGTGCGTCAATTCGGCGACCTGTTGCGTGAATACAAGGCCGACCTCGGCGAGCTGGTGTCGTGGGAAGCCGGCAAGATCACCCAGGAAGGCCTGGGTGAAGTGCAAGAGATGATCGACATCTGCGACTTCGCGGTCGGTCTGTCCCGCCAGTTGTACGGCCTGACCATCGCCTCCGAGCGTCCGGGCCACCACATGCGTGAATCCTGGCATCCGCTGGGCGTGGTCGGTGTGATCAGCGCTTTCAACTTCCCGGTGGCGGTCTGGGCCTGGAACACGACGCTGGCTCTGGTGTGCGGCAACGCGGTGATCTGGAAACCCTCGGAAAAGACCCCGCTCACCGCCCTGGCCTGCCAGGCGTTGTTCGAGCGTGTGCTGAAGAACTTCAGTGATGCGCCACCGTACCTCAGTCAAGTGATCATCGGCGGCCGCGATGCCGGTGAAGCGTTGGTGGACGATCCGCGCGTGGCGTTGATCAGCGCCACCGGCAGCACCCGCATGGGCCGTGAAGTGGCGCCGAAAGTCGCCGCGCGCTTTGCCCGCAGCATCCTCGAGCTGGGTGGCAACAATGCGATGATCCTGGCCCCCAGCGCCGATCTGGACATGGCCGTGCGCGCCATCCTGTTCAGCGCCGTCGGCACCGCCGGCCAGCGTTGCACAACGCTGCGTCGCCTGATTGCCCATGAGTCGGTGAAAGAAGAGATCGTCACCCGGCTCAAGGCCGCTTATTCGAAAGTGCGCATCGGCCATCCGTTGGAAGGCAACCTGGTAGGGCCGCTGATCGATAAGCAGAGCTTCCAGGGCATGCAGGATGCGCTGGAGCAGGCGTTAAGCGAAGGCGGCAAGGTATTTGGCGGTAAACGCCAGTTGGAAGACCAGTTCCCGAACGCCTATTACGTATCGCCGGCCATCGTCGAGATGCCGGAGCAGAGCGACGTGGTGCGCCACGAAACCTTCGCGCCGATCCTTTATGTGGTCGGCTACAAGGATTTTGCCCAGGCCCTGCAACTCAATAACGCCGTGCCTCAAGGCCTGTCGTCCTGCATCTTCACCACGGACGTGCGTGAAGCCGAGCAGTTCATGTCGGCGGTGGGCAGCGACTGCGGCATCGCCAACGTCAACATCGGCCCGAGCGGCGCGGAAATCGGCGGCGCGTTCGGCGGCGAGAAAGAGACCGGCGGCGGACGTGAGTCGGGTTCCGATGCATGGCGCGGCTACATGCGTCGCCAGACCAACACCGTGAACTACTCGCTGGAGCTGCCGTTGGCGCAGGGGATTACTTTCGACTGA
- the livM gene encoding high-affinity branched-chain amino acid ABC transporter permease LivM, translating into MSAANKPIDIKKSVIDAILAGLISLIVFGPIVGVVLDGYSFNLQPARVGWLVAIVMVGRFALSLFLQTPKGLKILQGFESTSSGVHVLPPDYKSRLRWIIPALIVIAIVFPFFANKYVLTVVILGLIYVLLGLGLNIVVGLAGLLDLGYVAFYAIGAYGLALGYQYLGLGFWTVLPLAAIAAAMAGCILGFPVLRMHGDYLAIVTLGFGEIIRLVLNNWLSFTGGPNGMPVPSPTFFGLEFGRRAKEGGVPFHEFFGMAYNPNVKFLFIYIVLFITVLLVLYVKHRLTRMPVGRAWEALREDEIACRSMGLNHVLVKLSAFTIGASTAGLAGVFFASYQGFVNPSSFTFFESALILAIVVLGGMGSTVGVVIAAFVLTVAPELLRSFSEYRVLLFGVLMVLMMIWRPRGLIRISRTGVTPRKGVAP; encoded by the coding sequence ATGTCTGCTGCCAATAAACCGATTGATATCAAAAAGAGCGTCATCGACGCGATCCTGGCCGGCCTGATCTCGCTGATCGTGTTCGGGCCGATTGTCGGCGTAGTGCTCGACGGCTACAGCTTCAACCTGCAACCGGCTCGCGTGGGCTGGCTGGTGGCGATCGTGATGGTCGGGCGCTTTGCCTTGAGCCTGTTTCTGCAAACCCCCAAGGGACTGAAGATTCTCCAGGGTTTCGAAAGCACCAGCTCCGGCGTGCATGTGCTGCCCCCGGACTACAAATCGCGTCTGCGCTGGATCATCCCGGCGCTGATCGTGATCGCCATCGTGTTCCCGTTTTTTGCCAACAAATACGTGCTTACGGTGGTCATCCTCGGGCTGATTTATGTATTGCTGGGCCTGGGCCTGAACATCGTGGTCGGCCTGGCCGGGCTGCTCGACCTGGGTTACGTGGCGTTCTATGCCATCGGCGCCTATGGCCTGGCGCTGGGTTACCAATACCTGGGGCTGGGGTTCTGGACGGTGCTGCCGCTGGCGGCGATTGCGGCGGCGATGGCCGGGTGCATATTAGGATTCCCGGTGTTGCGAATGCACGGTGACTACCTGGCCATCGTGACCCTGGGGTTTGGCGAGATCATCCGGCTGGTGCTCAACAACTGGCTATCGTTTACCGGCGGGCCGAACGGCATGCCGGTGCCGTCGCCGACCTTCTTCGGCCTGGAGTTCGGCCGGCGAGCGAAGGAGGGCGGGGTGCCGTTCCACGAGTTCTTCGGCATGGCCTACAACCCTAACGTCAAATTCCTGTTCATCTACATCGTGCTGTTCATCACCGTGCTGCTGGTGCTCTATGTCAAACATCGCCTGACCCGCATGCCGGTCGGTCGCGCCTGGGAAGCCTTGCGCGAAGACGAGATCGCCTGTCGCTCCATGGGCCTGAACCATGTGCTGGTCAAGCTCTCGGCGTTCACCATTGGTGCTTCCACAGCGGGTCTGGCAGGCGTGTTCTTCGCCAGTTACCAGGGCTTCGTCAACCCGTCGTCGTTCACCTTCTTCGAGTCGGCGCTGATTCTGGCGATCGTGGTATTGGGCGGCATGGGGTCGACAGTGGGCGTGGTCATCGCCGCATTTGTCCTCACCGTGGCGCCGGAGTTGCTGCGCAGCTTCTCGGAATACCGGGTGCTGCTGTTCGGCGTGCTGATGGTGTTGATGATGATCTGGCGCCCTCGCGGCCTGATTCGCATCAGTCGTACCGGGGTGACGCCGCGTAAGGGAGTAGCGCCATGA
- a CDS encoding ABC transporter ATP-binding protein encodes MSGPILELKELDVFYGPIQALKKVSMHIGEGETVSLIGSNGAGKSTLLMSIFGQPRAASGQIIYQGVDITHKSSHYIASNGIAQSPEGRRVFPDMTVEENLLMGTIPIGDKHASEDMQRMFELFPRLKERRNQRAMTMSGGEQQMLAIARALMSRPKLLLLDEPSLGLAPIVVKQIFATLRELASTGMTIFLVEQNANHALRLSDRAYVMVNGEIRLTGTGKELLVNEEVRNAYLGGH; translated from the coding sequence ATGAGTGGACCTATCCTCGAACTCAAGGAGCTGGACGTATTCTACGGGCCGATCCAGGCCCTGAAAAAAGTCTCGATGCACATTGGGGAAGGCGAAACCGTCAGCCTGATTGGCTCCAACGGTGCCGGCAAGTCCACGTTGCTGATGTCGATCTTCGGCCAGCCGCGGGCGGCGAGTGGGCAGATTATCTATCAGGGCGTGGACATCACGCATAAATCGTCCCACTACATTGCTTCCAACGGCATCGCCCAATCGCCGGAAGGGCGGCGGGTATTCCCTGACATGACGGTTGAGGAAAACCTGTTGATGGGCACCATTCCCATCGGTGACAAGCACGCCAGCGAGGACATGCAGCGCATGTTCGAGCTGTTTCCGCGACTCAAGGAGCGGCGCAACCAGCGGGCCATGACCATGTCCGGCGGCGAGCAGCAGATGCTCGCCATCGCCCGGGCGCTGATGAGCCGGCCCAAGTTGTTGCTGCTCGATGAACCCAGCCTGGGGCTGGCGCCGATCGTGGTGAAACAGATTTTCGCCACTTTGCGTGAACTGGCGTCCACTGGCATGACGATCTTTCTGGTGGAGCAGAACGCCAATCATGCCCTCAGGCTGTCGGACCGGGCCTATGTAATGGTCAACGGTGAAATCCGCCTGACCGGCACAGGCAAGGAACTGCTGGTCAATGAAGAGGTGCGCAACGCGTATCTGGGCGGGCATTGA